Within Staphylococcus sp. NRL 16/872, the genomic segment GATATTATTGAGCAAATAAGTGTAATAGCTTAAAAATATAGAAAGATAAGGGGGCGATAGATTGACACGTAAGTATATATCAACAGAATTATTAATTATTTTTACAGCTTTAATGATTATTGCGAATTTTTACTATATCTTTTTCGAAAAGATAGGTTACCTATTCGTACTATTATTAGGATGTATATTAGTTTATATTGGCTACCTTTACTTTCACAAAGTAAGGGGGCTCTTAGCGTTTTGGATAGGTGTACTACTTATTGCTTTTACATTGTTATCCAATAAATATACTATTATCATTTTATTTATTTTCTTAGTTATCGTTATAATAAGATATCTAATTTTCAAATTTAAGCCTTTAAATATAGTTGCGTCTGAAGAAGAAGTGACTTCTCCTCAGTTTATTAAACAAAAATGGTTTGGTGAGCAACGTACACCAGTTTATGTGTATAAATGGGAAGACGTGCAAATCCAACATGGCATAGGAGATATTCACATCGATATGACTAAAGCAGCCAATATTAAAGAAAATAATACCATTGTTGTAAGACATGTATTAGGAAAAATTCAGCTTATTGTTCCTACTAATTACAACATTAATTTACACATGGCAGCTTTCTACGGCACGGCTTATTTAAATGGTCAATCATATAAAGTTGAAAATAATCATATTCAAGTTGAAGAAAAACCAAAAGAAGAAAATTATAATGTTAATATTTATATATCAACATTTATAGGTGATGTTGAGGTGGTTTATAGATGAATCACTACTTAAGAGCTATTGGTTCCATGTTAATCCTTGTGTATAGCATGTTAACCGCGTTCTTATTTATTGATAAAGTATTCGTTAATATTATTTATTTTCAGGGGATGTTTTATGCTCAGATATTTGGGATACCCGTCTTCTTATTTTTAAATCTAATTATTATTTTATTATGTATTATTGTTGGCTCGATCTTAGCTTATAAAATCAACCAACAAAATCATTGGATAAAAAATCAAATAGAACACGCTATTGAGGGTGAAACGGTAGGCATCAATGATCAAAATATTGAATTATATAATGAAACAGTTGATATTTATCAAACGCTCGTACCATTGAATCAAGAGTTACATCGTTTAAGAATTAAAACCCAAAATTTAACCAATGAAAATTATAATATGAATGATGTCAAAGTGAAAAAAATCATTGAAGATGAACGTCAGCGTTTAGCACGTGAATTACATGATTCTGTAAGTCAGCAACTTTTCGCAGCTAGTATGATGCTCTCAGCCATTAAAGAAACTAATTTAGAACCTCCACTCAATCAACAAATTCCAGTGCTTGAAAAAATGGTTCAAGAATCTCAATTAGAAATGCGAGCATTACTATTACACCTTCGTCCACTCGGTCTTAAAGATAAGACGCTAGGGGAAGGTATTAAAGACTTGGTCATTGATTTACAGAAAAAGGTACCTATGAAAGTAATTCATGATATTGAAGAATTTGAAGTTCCTAAGGGGATTGAAGATCATTTATTTAGAATTACACAAGAGGCTATTTCTAATACGTTGCGTCATTCAAATGGTACGAAAGTAACCGTAGAATTATTCAATAAAGAAGATTATTTATTATTGCGTATTCAAGACAATGGTAAAGGATTTAATGTAGATGAAAAGCTAGAACAAAGCTATGGTCTAAAGAATATGCGAGAACGTGCGTTAGAAATTGGGGCAACTTTTCATATTGTTTCTTTACCAGATTCAGGGACAAGAATTGAAGTGAAAGCACCATTACATAAGGAGGATGATTTATATGGCGATTAAAGTACTATTTGTGGATGACCACGAAATGGTTCGTATTGGAATTTCAAGTTATTTATCAACGCAAGAAGATATTGAAGTCGTGGGAGAAGGCGCATCCGGTAAAGATGCAATTGCTAAGGCGCATGAATTACAACCTGATTTAATATTAATGGATTTACTTATGGATGATATGGACGGCGTGGAAGCTACGACCCAAATAAAAAAAGATTTACCTCGCATTAAAGTAGTCATGCTTACAAGTTTTATAGAAGATAAAGAAGTCTATAGAGCATTAGATGCTGGGGTAGATAGTTATATTTTAAAAACAACAAGTGCTAAAGATATAGCTGAAGCGGTGCGTAAAACATATAACGGTGAAGCAGTATTTGAACCAGAAGTGTTAGTGAAAATGCGTAATAGAATGAAAAAAAGAGCAGAATTATATGAAATGTTAACTGAACGTGAAATGGAGATATTGCTACTAATTGCAAAAGGATATTCTAACCAAGAAATAGCAAGCGCGTCTCATATTACAATCAAAACAGTGAAAACACATGTAAGTAATATACTGAGTAAATTAGAAGTACAAGATAGAACTCAAGCTGTTATATATGCTTTCCAACATAATTTAATTCAATAATGAAAAAACAAAGGTCAAGACGAAATTGCGTCTTGACCTTTATTTTTCATTATTATTTATTATCTTTATTATCGTCATTCTCATGACTGAATTTATCTTTAATTTTATCAGTCATTGATTCTTTTTCTTCAGTTTTATTATCAGGATCTTTGTCTACTTTATAATCCTCATCTTGTCCAAGAGATGTTTGTTTATATTCATAAGTTGTATCTTCGTTGTAATGGTTCTGATTATTATCATCGTGTTTTAATGCTGCTTCTTCTGGTGTTTGGCCTTTAATGACTTTTCTTTGATGAATGATGGCATTAATTTCTGCGCCTACTAGAATAATAAAACTAGTTAAATAGATCCAAATTAATAAAATGATAATACCTGCGATACTACCATAGGTTTTAGAATAGTTAC encodes:
- the liaF gene encoding cell wall-active antibiotics response protein LiaF; translation: MTRKYISTELLIIFTALMIIANFYYIFFEKIGYLFVLLLGCILVYIGYLYFHKVRGLLAFWIGVLLIAFTLLSNKYTIIILFIFLVIVIIRYLIFKFKPLNIVASEEEVTSPQFIKQKWFGEQRTPVYVYKWEDVQIQHGIGDIHIDMTKAANIKENNTIVVRHVLGKIQLIVPTNYNINLHMAAFYGTAYLNGQSYKVENNHIQVEEKPKEENYNVNIYISTFIGDVEVVYR
- a CDS encoding sensor histidine kinase — protein: MNHYLRAIGSMLILVYSMLTAFLFIDKVFVNIIYFQGMFYAQIFGIPVFLFLNLIIILLCIIVGSILAYKINQQNHWIKNQIEHAIEGETVGINDQNIELYNETVDIYQTLVPLNQELHRLRIKTQNLTNENYNMNDVKVKKIIEDERQRLARELHDSVSQQLFAASMMLSAIKETNLEPPLNQQIPVLEKMVQESQLEMRALLLHLRPLGLKDKTLGEGIKDLVIDLQKKVPMKVIHDIEEFEVPKGIEDHLFRITQEAISNTLRHSNGTKVTVELFNKEDYLLLRIQDNGKGFNVDEKLEQSYGLKNMRERALEIGATFHIVSLPDSGTRIEVKAPLHKEDDLYGD
- the vraR gene encoding two-component system response regulator VraR, translated to MAIKVLFVDDHEMVRIGISSYLSTQEDIEVVGEGASGKDAIAKAHELQPDLILMDLLMDDMDGVEATTQIKKDLPRIKVVMLTSFIEDKEVYRALDAGVDSYILKTTSAKDIAEAVRKTYNGEAVFEPEVLVKMRNRMKKRAELYEMLTEREMEILLLIAKGYSNQEIASASHITIKTVKTHVSNILSKLEVQDRTQAVIYAFQHNLIQ